The Sporosarcina ureae genome includes a region encoding these proteins:
- a CDS encoding ABC1 kinase family protein: protein MKRSASYCIIRIVWMAVVFFIQIIFFQKRHRGKFTPAVTEKWNTLVTNQAKSYKKTAIELGGLLVKLGQFLSTRADIMPASFIEELEGLTDQVTPVPSKKALQLLDHEWKKPHSEYLTDITSKPVASASIGEVYKAVLHNGAKVAIKIQRPDIERILRADFKAVRIVIWLAKKWSSLSKQIDLDVLYQEMTDVIGAELNFIEEMRNGRDFAERFPNMTDVNFPVYYDEYTTRKVLVMEWIEGAKITDLAFLEKHHIDRKDLSNRLFRLFLEQILEGGQFHADPHGGNILIRSDGTLVLIDFGMVVNITKEDADAMLVVIEGIILKQYDRVIDGLEALNFLLPNVNRRVLAKAIEKVVKAYETNDLYDVNSVVVENLLQELQVIVRTQPVQMPAEFAFLGRAVSVFVGVLYRLDPEIDLLAITRPRLVDWAKKKSKEKNPFTNRKEYQRSIFNSLGQIRSFGPKISSFLEQPALIHMYLEQRDREQRTFQVKMQNRLFAGIIAVGSFATLTYSLIDSYTELAIASSIILLISFWRYRRLGK, encoded by the coding sequence ATGAAGCGTTCTGCTAGTTATTGTATTATACGCATCGTCTGGATGGCGGTTGTGTTTTTTATTCAAATTATATTTTTCCAGAAACGTCATAGAGGGAAATTCACACCGGCAGTCACGGAAAAGTGGAACACGCTTGTTACGAATCAAGCAAAGAGCTATAAAAAGACAGCCATTGAATTAGGTGGATTACTTGTCAAACTAGGGCAATTCCTTTCGACACGTGCAGATATTATGCCTGCATCTTTCATTGAAGAGTTAGAGGGGCTGACCGATCAAGTAACACCAGTCCCTTCTAAAAAGGCATTACAATTACTAGATCATGAATGGAAGAAACCGCATAGCGAGTACCTGACAGATATTACATCAAAACCTGTCGCATCCGCATCTATTGGCGAAGTATATAAGGCAGTACTACACAATGGGGCAAAAGTTGCTATTAAAATCCAGCGCCCTGACATTGAACGGATTTTACGTGCAGATTTTAAAGCAGTAAGAATTGTAATTTGGCTTGCGAAAAAGTGGTCTTCATTAAGTAAACAAATCGATTTGGACGTACTTTATCAAGAGATGACAGACGTCATTGGGGCAGAATTGAACTTTATCGAAGAGATGAGAAATGGACGGGATTTTGCCGAACGCTTCCCGAATATGACTGATGTAAATTTCCCTGTCTATTATGATGAGTATACGACAAGAAAAGTGCTTGTAATGGAATGGATTGAAGGTGCGAAAATAACCGATCTAGCGTTTCTTGAAAAGCATCATATTGATCGCAAAGATTTATCCAATCGGCTCTTCCGATTATTTTTAGAACAAATCCTTGAAGGGGGTCAGTTCCACGCTGATCCTCATGGCGGTAATATTCTCATACGCTCAGACGGTACGCTCGTATTAATTGATTTTGGCATGGTAGTAAATATTACAAAAGAAGATGCGGACGCGATGCTTGTCGTTATAGAAGGTATAATTTTAAAACAATATGATCGTGTGATTGATGGTCTCGAAGCATTGAATTTTTTACTCCCTAATGTAAACCGTAGAGTGTTGGCAAAAGCAATTGAGAAAGTTGTTAAAGCATATGAAACGAATGACTTATACGATGTGAATAGTGTGGTTGTAGAAAATCTTCTACAAGAACTGCAAGTCATTGTTCGAACACAACCTGTGCAAATGCCTGCTGAATTTGCATTTTTAGGTCGCGCAGTCTCTGTTTTTGTCGGTGTGCTGTATAGACTCGACCCCGAAATAGATCTGCTCGCTATTACACGCCCCCGATTAGTTGATTGGGCTAAGAAAAAGAGTAAAGAGAAGAATCCTTTTACGAATAGAAAAGAGTACCAACGCTCCATATTCAATAGCCTAGGACAGATTCGCAGTTTCGGACCAAAAATCTCCTCATTCTTGGAGCAACCTGCATTAATTCATATGTATCTCGAACAACGGGATAGAGAGCAACGCACATTTCAAGTGAAGATGCAGAACCGTCTATTTGCTGGAATCATCGCGGTTGGATCTTTCGCAACACTAACCTATAGCTTGATAGATTCCTACACTGAACTAGCGATTGCATCAAGTATTATACTACTCATTTCCTTTTGGAGATATCGTCGTTTAGGAAAATAA
- a CDS encoding YcxB family protein, with protein MEIHYDLTEQDVVAFNLYHVKNSKVGKNSLQWQRYISPLIFLLFAYFLSIFTDMAKGPLFATFALTSILWVIFYPKYFYYHITRQVSKMLRAGKNEGLVGEHSMKMNKIGIVDQTSVGETKVQWSGVKQLIEDADYFYIYMSTVSAYIIPKRDVYSVDGLKSYIQQRIIT; from the coding sequence ATGGAAATCCACTATGACTTAACGGAACAAGATGTAGTAGCGTTTAATCTATATCATGTGAAAAATTCTAAAGTCGGTAAAAATTCTTTGCAATGGCAGCGGTATATATCGCCACTAATCTTTTTACTGTTCGCGTATTTTTTATCTATTTTTACTGATATGGCGAAAGGTCCGTTATTTGCTACATTTGCATTAACGTCTATTCTATGGGTAATTTTTTATCCTAAATATTTTTACTATCATATTACACGGCAAGTAAGCAAGATGCTTAGGGCTGGTAAGAATGAAGGGCTTGTTGGAGAACATTCTATGAAGATGAATAAGATAGGCATAGTAGATCAGACATCAGTTGGTGAAACAAAGGTACAATGGTCTGGCGTGAAACAGCTAATAGAAGACGCGGATTATTTCTACATATATATGAGTACAGTGAGTGCGTATATTATTCCGAAGCGAGATGTATACTCGGTCGATGGACTAAAAAGTTATATACAGCAGCGGATTATAACGTAA